Below is a genomic region from Venturia canescens isolate UGA chromosome 1, ASM1945775v1, whole genome shotgun sequence.
TTGTCTTCAGATTCATCTCCTCGATCTTTTTTCTGAACATGAGTGTGGGCACGCTTGTACGATTACTTAACCAGAATTATACCGCTTTACAATCGAAGTTATGCCGCTGTATGTTCCAAcctcttttgaaaaaacaagaaacaGGTACCGTTTATCTTTaggattattatttattttaacgaATGTACGATTTTATGTTAAATTTAACCAACtctcaaaatatttgattttccatCTGAATAAACTAAAACTATTTCCTTGAACCAggtattatttattcaaacatTTTGTTTACAGGGCGGCCAAGGACTTCTAACACGTCCGGAAGATTTGCATAGTATTGGTGTAAAGATACTCCATTTCACTCCCCGATTCTTTTGTCACGAAGAGAATgaacttttcgaaaattctctcGGACATGGTTAGTCAGGCAATTTGAGCGAATGCGTACCATGAAAATGAGAATACACGACCGAATTTTTGACGTCGTTACAGCCGGGCTGCTCTTTGCCGCCGTTCGGAAAGAAATCGATGTGCCCCATGGGTTTTAATAGACCGAAGCCGTCGCTAAAATCGTCCGAGCCGTCGGTGTGAATGACGTCGACGAGGCTTGCGTCCGTAACGTCAAGTTTGCGAGATCTTTCGCGAACGAGGTGACGACGGAAAAGTGGCGAGGCTGGATCCAGGCCGGTTATGCGTCCTATGAGgagattctttttcttcaacatcTCGGAGGCGCAACCTGCGACGTGAGCACCAAGACTGAAACCCATCGCGTGAATGTCGCGTTGACTTGTCCCCAATTTAACAGCATCGAGAAGAACGAGCGCCAATTGGCGACCGACTAATTCGGTGTTTGCGACAGCAGCCTGGTAAGTCGTTCCAGCTCCCTTCGCCCAGTCGACAATAATCACGTTTGCGTCTTCCTGAGCCCACACAAATAAGATTTTTACATGCGATAAAGTTGAGAATCGAAATATCTTTCTGCTTTTTGTTCTGTCACgcgttgaacaaaaaataaaaacggctTCTCACCAATTCGAGTAATGATTTGGCACCAAAAATGGCTCCGGGATCACTTCCACTGCCCTTGAATCCGTGGATAATGACTTTGAGCTTCCTCGTCGCGTTGAAATGAGAGCTGCGCATCGATTCAGTCGCGTCCCCGTACGCCACCACTTCAGGTGCGTCGATTCTCTCTCGGGTATAAAGCAAAAATCGAGTCTGTATGACGCTCGGATGCTCGGGAGGTCGTTTCAAGGGCAGAGCAGGATCCGAAAAGCATCCGAGTAGATCTGTGTACCAACGAACAGTAGCGAATCGCATTGATTGGTTATTTCACCGGAACAAAATGTGCGCGGACAAACTCGACTCACCGAAACAGACTTTCGGCTTGAATTCCTCGCGACCCCCGATTCGTCGTCCTATCATTCGATTCCTTCGACCTATAAACTTTGCTGTAATTTTCATCAAGACTCGAAGAATTAATGAGATCTTCGTCGAATCAAAGGTTACcgaaaatattcaacaaaaGTGCactgaatcgataaaaaaatgggtgGAATACCGTTTCGAATTTTATCCAAATGCCCGGACGCGATGACCGCAACGGagacgatgagaaaaaaactgacGCGATGCACACCGttcgatttccaaaaaaaattcattattttccctTGTTTCGACGACGACATTAAGTTTTCGAAAGTAACTGCAAATACTTTCCCTCCTTGATGTCACACATTAGTCTTGGATCtataaataaaacgaaaactttaatctgtttttttaattcactcAACAATCCGAAGAAAGTAATTCGACACTGTTTTCAGTCTTTGTCTTCTTTTCCGTTCTGATCTTCGATTCGTTCGAAGTTTCGTTTCCTTGcgtttctccctctttcgGTCGAACGGCAACTGCCTTAATTCCGTGATTCGCGTCTTCTATATACgtaaaaattgccaaagacCCGCATCACCGTCAAAGTTAacgagaatagaaaaaaaaccaaaacaaGCAGAAATCTGTCGCAATGCGTTCGTCGTGAACGTTTGCCCGCAGTTTACCGCCGACTGTCACTCGATCTCCACACCGAACACGTTCACTCGTTCTTTGTTGTTACTCGCTCCTGCTATCCGCATGGCTTAACACTGAGGAAAAAACTTGTTGACTTGTTCGACTGTGCACATTATTCATCGGGAAACTTGTTGGCGTATAAAATGCGGGTCATCGACAAAATTCCATATTTCATTGATCGATTTGATATATTTGAtcacgaaaacgagaaaaaacatttaacgTATCCCGCTCGAATTGCCTCCCGATTAGCTGGATCGCGGCTTTCTGTCTCTTCAGTACTTTCGCCCGGTGACCGCAATAACTGTGAGTGTCTCGACACAAACAAACCGACGCACTACACCGGAGAGTCCAGCTCCTTCGGTGTGCTCAGTTACGTGTGACGtccatgtttattttttttttttttttttttcgtgttggATATCGAAAATACTGTGTATGCAGTTCAACAAGACCGTTTCACGAGCTCTCAGGATTTCCATTTTCGTCTTAACCTCGCTCATCGATTCGCGTGTGCTTTTTTGGTAGATGCGAACCATCAAAATATCTTTGACTACGAATAAttgttgatgaaaataataaaaatatggcgAATGTACATGTAAGAATGTGATGAGTTCAAAGATGTCAGAGTTTGGGTGATTTtttcacaacgttttttttttaaattcagatAGCTTTCCTCATAATACTTATAACATATTTATTTCGTAATATTTTAGTAATATACCTTCTTATTGTagacatatatttatatgtatggCAGCATATTATTATGACATTGTATATTATAGGTGAGGTGACTGATAGAACGATTTGTTTCTCgattgctctctctctctctctctcactcgctcgctttttctctctctctctctctctctctctctctttcgctctcatACTCTCTCATACTGCCCTCCACACACAAAGTAATTATTACATTAATATTCTCCATATATACGCGTTTCGTTATAATCCTGTCGGGGTCTCCTCGTTCGTTATTTCAAcatgtacgttttttttttcatttttttaagttttctcCGACGCTGGCCCTCTTCAATGTTTTATTccgtttgttttctttttttttttcattatttaataAATGAATCATTTTTGCAGACATTCATATAATTGAGGGCTAAACCGtttgttttactttttattcagCATTTATAATAAGTCGCCCAGTATTTCATGCCCGTTCAAGTGTCAAGCCgtcgttttattatttttaaaaattattttttaaaaattcatttccttcATATCTTTTCTAGTACGATATCACCCTCTTTTTAGTCCACGCGCCTACTTAATTAATTATCAACGACGTTTAATCGATCGGTCGATGCGTATACAAGAGCCCCATCAACCTCGtcgacatttttattcgacTTTGTTATTCATTGCGATCGTTGGGTCGGCTCTCTTCGCCTCCCaccacttttatttattattatttttttttctcatcaatccTTCTTTTATACTCTCAATCTTTGGAATTGAAACGGTATCGTAATGAAAAATTACATTGATCTAATTGCGCAATTTCGGGCCTCGATAACGAGACTTTCGCGATACCTCTCGACCATTGAACGCTCCAAACCATCCTTTATAATACAATATCCATAACATTATCccgtcgtttctttttttcttcttcattttacTCGTCTAATTAAAATATTCACTATATATTTCATatatatttctatatatatgtatatagatatttatattttgtcttgttttcctttgttttttcttcttcacttttttctctctctctctctctctttcactcgtATATACTCTAATAACGATAATGCaacgtttttaatttattatacTTTGCAAATTAGAAAAATACTCGTGTAGGGGCTACCGTGACCGTGTCTCGTCTCGTGACGTAAATCCGTGTCTTTCCATTAATGCGTTAGTATATAATTCCGAGCGGCCAATACATAAAAGGATGTCGCGCAGGGTGTGGTAAGGAGGCGAAACGACGACGAAAGGACTTTTCCGcttattttggttttttttttctttttgttattcTTTTCACTATACATATACCGCCGATCGTAACGTGGATCCCGCGATTATGGAGACAAAAGTTAAAAATCGATATAAGACGATATATCTTTTGTTAAATAACTATTACGCTACCgtagacgagaaaaaacaatgaacaATATATTTTCTATAGGAATATAACAAGATTCAATATAATTGGGATCTAATTTGGATTATAAAACGAGATTCAACCATACCATTTACAATGATTCTTTAATAAT
It encodes:
- the LOC122418190 gene encoding pancreatic lipase-related protein 2-like isoform X1 encodes the protein MSSSKQGKIMNFFWKSNGVHRVSFFLIVSVAVIASGHLDKIRNAKFIGRRNRMIGRRIGGREEFKPKVCFDLLGCFSDPALPLKRPPEHPSVIQTRFLLYTRERIDAPEVVAYGDATESMRSSHFNATRKLKVIIHGFKGSGSDPGAIFGAKSLLELEDANVIIVDWAKGAGTTYQAAVANTELVGRQLALVLLDAVKLGTSQRDIHAMGFSLGAHVAGCASEMLKKKNLLIGRITGLDPASPLFRRHLVRERSRKLDVTDASLVDVIHTDGSDDFSDGFGLLKPMGHIDFFPNGGKEQPGCNDVKNSVVYSHFHEEVLDRDIACSHLRAWQMFVETVRSQSGKCKFTAWPCPQGADSFERGTCFPLETVKWSQEMGYAADHGALGIYYLPTRAEPPFCGDPIRAAVIISEDAPRTSGTLYLKIKHANSTTTVPIRCEFRRLNERNEARTAFYRIAAVEFQSITDKVDTIEGSIWYQVDKVELEEESSNTVSQARTIQLDKMIIEDRRGNRWEHCRAKTTVGTNENSVMFHNRACTIN
- the LOC122418190 gene encoding pancreatic lipase-related protein 2-like isoform X2, producing the protein MSSSKQGKIMNFFWKSNGVHRVSFFLIVSVAVIASGHLDKIRNGRRNRMIGRRIGGREEFKPKVCFDLLGCFSDPALPLKRPPEHPSVIQTRFLLYTRERIDAPEVVAYGDATESMRSSHFNATRKLKVIIHGFKGSGSDPGAIFGAKSLLELEDANVIIVDWAKGAGTTYQAAVANTELVGRQLALVLLDAVKLGTSQRDIHAMGFSLGAHVAGCASEMLKKKNLLIGRITGLDPASPLFRRHLVRERSRKLDVTDASLVDVIHTDGSDDFSDGFGLLKPMGHIDFFPNGGKEQPGCNDVKNSVVYSHFHEEVLDRDIACSHLRAWQMFVETVRSQSGKCKFTAWPCPQGADSFERGTCFPLETVKWSQEMGYAADHGALGIYYLPTRAEPPFCGDPIRAAVIISEDAPRTSGTLYLKIKHANSTTTVPIRCEFRRLNERNEARTAFYRIAAVEFQSITDKVDTIEGSIWYQVDKVELEEESSNTVSQARTIQLDKMIIEDRRGNRWEHCRAKTTVGTNENSVMFHNRACTIN